In the genome of Pyrobaculum islandicum DSM 4184, the window GTGAGGGGGCGGGTCATCCGGGGAATGTGGCGTTTGGTTTTGTAATAGTTTGACGCCCCCGTCTGCCGCCCCAGGGGCCAGGTGTCGTTCATGAAACAAGAAAACTTACGAGGTTAAAAATGTGATGGTCGCGCGCTTTCTATTCGTGGAAGACCACCACGGGGTCGAATTCCACCGAAGGCTTATAGAAAAGCTACAGAACTCTGGCATAGTACCTCGTAGCTTGGCTCCTAAGATCGAGAGGATACCGACCGGCCTCTGTAATTCCTCCATGGGGAGAAAAATTGTTGCGAGGTTATTCGGGTCAGAGCGGTGGCGTATATTATTCGTCATAGACTCTGAGGGGGAAGATAAGGGAGCGGCGGCCGACAAGAGAGTTCTCAGGCATTTAAGAAGCCACGAGTCACTCAGGGGTAGGCTGGATAATGTAAGAGTTGTGGTGGTTCATCCCCGTCATGAGAAGTGGCTTTGCATGGGGTTGGGCGGAGGTAGCTGTAGCGCAGATCCAGAGAGTGGGCTTGATAGAGTCCTCGGAAGGGTGTATAAGAAAGACGATTTAGGTAAGCTAGCTGACCGTATAGATGTGGAGAGGCTACTGTCGGAGGGCGACTTTAGGGAATATGTCGAGGGGCTTAGATGGCTTTTGTCTTCTTAGCCGCGTTTAGAGGTGTGGTGGCGTATAGATATTTTTAAGGTTGTTGTTTATCGTGTTGCTTGAGGTTGGAGAGGATGGCGTATATGCCTATAGGGTTGGGGGTGACGTGTTGAGGGGGCGTGTGGTGGCTGTGGCGACGGCTGACGACATTATAAAGGCGTCGAATTTGGGCTATACTTTTGTTGCGGCTAAAGTGTTTCTACCTGAGGCGGTTGAGGAGGCTGGGAAGAGGGGGATTAGGCTAGTGAGCATCGAAGAGATAGCCGAGCCGCTTTCTGTCTTGTTGGTCAATCTGTTGGCCAACAGGAGGGGCGACATGTTGATAAGGCTTTTCGACCAGTTGATACCGAGCTTTATGACCAGGACTTACTACTACTATGAGTATATGGACTACAATCGGGGCGACGTCTATGCGACGTCTTTTAAGGCCACGGTCAAGGTGCACGAGAGGTTCTACAGCGAGGTGTTTGGAGATCTCGTCGAGTTGTTAAGTGAGCTGTCTATGAGAATGGGCAAGACGAGGGGAGTGCAAGTGGAGTTTGCCACAAGGAGAGAGGCGAATAGCCACGTGGTTTCTCTAGAATTTACAGTAGAGAGACCTTCCAAGACGCAATAAGGCGCGCCGCCGTTCAGACACAAGTCGGCGTATTTAGTTTTCTGTTGGGATACTTGAGAGCTTTTCTGCCGGCGTGCTACGGCCTATTTCGTTGTGTTTATATAGGACATCTTTCTACGAGGCGTGTTGTTGGATAATGGGGTGAGGCTGGTGTTGGATAAGTTTGCCGCGCCTACGGCGGCTGTGGTGGTGGGGATTGGGGTGGGGTCGCTGTTTGAGGGGAGGGAGAGGAGGGGCATAACCCACCTGCTGGAGCACATGTTGTTCCGGGTGCCTGGGTTCGACGTAGATGAGGCTGTGGAGTCGCTAGGCGGGTCTAACAACGCCTATACAGAGCGAGACGTCCTCCTCTTGGTTTTCGAGGGGGTCTCCGAGTCGGCTGTTGGGTTGGTGGAGCTGGCCTTCCGGCTGTATGCCAACGAGCGGTTTGAAGAGGCCGACTTGGAGCGGGAGAAGGACGTAGTGCTTTCTGAACTTAGACAGATTCGGGAGGACCCCTCCGACTGGGTTGGGGAGCTGGGGATAAAGGCGCTTTTTGGCGATTCGGACTGGGGGGATCCGGTGGGGGGCACGCCGGAGGCTGTGGAGTCCATCTCGCTGGGGAACCTCCTGGAGTTTAAGAGGAGGTGGTTCACGCCAGGGAACACTTTCGTAGTTCTGTCAGGTGGGTTTGGGGAGGAGGCTGTCGCCAAGGCGGTTGAGCTTTTTGGGAGACTTGAGGGGGAGGCTCCGCCTAGGCCGAGGCCTACGGCGGGGTCTGGCCCCAGGAGGATAGTGGAGAACCGGGAGGTAAACGGGGTGTATTACGCCAGGGCTGTGAGAGTGGCTGTTGGAGACCCTGCAGAGGCCCTTGCCATGCTCCACGGGGCGGCCTTCCATCTGGAGTCTGGGACGAAGTCTGTCCTTTTTAGCCTCTTGAGGACGCTGGGCATCGCCTACTCCTATTACGTAGATTACGACGTGGTGGGGGACGTGGCCTATTTGGAAGTGGTGGTGGAGTCGGCGAGGTCTCTAGAGGAGGCGAGGAGGGCCGTGTCGGAGGCTTTGAAGCCGAGGTCGCCGCCTCCCTACAGGCTTAGGTACTTCGACTACGTCTGGAGGGTTGCGTGGAGGAGCCCTGCGGATAGGGCCGTGTCTATCGCCGAGTATGTGGCGAAGGGTGGGAGGCCGGAGGAGGCCGAGGCGGCTTTTAAGAGGGCGGCTGAAAGAGGCACTCTCTGGATTACGCCTCTGGAGGAGGCCGAGGCTGTTATAACACCAGAAAAACTTATATAATGGCTCAATCTCCACATTATGACTTCAAAAACTACTCTCGCCATAGCTATAATAGCTCTGTTTTTAGCTGTAGCGGCTTTTATACAGAGCTATTACGCAGTCCAGGGGGTAAACGATAGACTTACACAACTCCAAGCGAGAGTAGACGCGGTGGGAGCCGAGGTGTCGAGGGGCCTCGCGAGGCTTGAGGGGAAGTTGGCGTCTATAAACTCGACGGCGGCCGCCGCCTACAGAGAGGCCAAGTTGCTTAGGGAGATCTCGGAGAGGCCCTCTGGCTACGTGCCGCTGAGGTACGCCAGACTCTTCTCCATACAGTACGAGGGTGACGTCTACCTCCTGAGGGACGCCCTCGGGAGGAGGATACTCCTCCTGCCGCGGGGCATGTCGCAGGACCTCGCCGACTATTACAGGGCGAAGTACAGGCCGGACGTGGTGGTGTACTACCCCGTCAAGAGGGCCGTCTACATGGCCTCCACTGAGGTGGCCATGGCCTACAGGCTGTATAAAGAGATGGGGAGGGCCGACGTCCTTAGGTCGATCGTGGGGGTGATGTGGGGGAGGGAGTACCGGTGGTACCTCCCGGAGGTGGAGGCGATGCTTAACAACGGCACTATAGCCGACGTGGGGCCCGCCTACTCGCCCGACTTTGAGAAGATCGCCTCGCTGAAGCCCGACGTGATGTTTGTCTTCTACTACCCCGGCCCCTACGGCACTGAGTCTGTAGTGAAGAAGCTGGACCAGCTGGGGATCCCCTACGCCGTGGTAAACGAGTTCCAGGAGCAGACGGCGCTTGGGAGAGCCGAGTGGATCAAGTTCATAGCCGCCTTCTACAACGCCACTGACGACGCTGTCAAGATCTTCGACAGGGTGGAGGCGAAGTGGAGCTCTCTCGCCTCCCTCGTGGCCGACTTAGATAGGCCTAGGGTGGCGTGGTTCACCATATTCGGCGGCGTTTTGTACCCCGCAGGGGCGGGGGTGAGGGATCTAATTAGGATTGCTGGCGGGAGGTACGCCTACGCCAACTACAGCAGGGTGGACCTCGAGGTGGTGATGAAGCATAAAAACGACGTAGACGTCTTGATCTGGTCTAGCTACGGCGTCTCTAGCGTGAAGGATCTGCTCAAGGTGGAGCCGAGACTGGCGGAGCTTAGGCCGGTGGTGCTTGGGAGGGTCTACGCCTACAGCCCCGCCTTCTACCAGCTGGCCAACGCCTACCCTGAGCGGCTGCTGGAGGAGCTGGTGTGGATCATACACCCCGAGGTGGCGCCGCCTGGCAACTTCACCCTATTTGTGCATCTGCAGTGAGGCGGCTCCTCCTCCTGGCGGCTCCCGTGCTTTTTTCCGCCGAACTCCTCCTCGGGCCGGCGGGCCTAGACTGGGGGATAGTGGGCGCCGTTAGACTCCCCAGAGCCCTCGGCGCCGCCGTGTCGGGCGCCCTCCTGGGGATGTCGGGGCTGTTGCTACAGACCTCTCTGAGGAACCCCTTGGCGGATCCCTACGTTCTGGGGGTAAGCGGCACGGCAATGTTGGCGGCTCTAGGCTCTTATCTTCTCTGGCGCCTGTGGGGCCTCCCCTATGTGGGCTACTTCCTAGGCGCGGTGGTCGGGGCGGCTGTAGTAATTGTAGGATTGACGACGCTGGCTAGGAGAGCCTCTCTCTTTGTGGTGTTAATGGTGGGGATCCTCGTTTCCTTTGTCACTGGGGCGGCTCTCCAGTTGGCTCTCCTCTTGCTTCCGCCGGAAGAGCTTGGCTACATATACCTCGGCTTGCAGGGGAACTACGGGGCCTATCCGCCCGGCCTTCTGGGGTGGGCCGTGGCTGGAGCTTCTGTTGTCCTATTGGCAACGGTGTATCTAAACTCCCGGCACATCTCGGCGCTTGTCCATGGGGAGGAGGCGGCGGCTGGCCTGGGGGTAAACGTGAGGAGAGTCTCGGCGTTAGTGGTGGCGGCGGCTTCTGCGGGGGCCGGCCTTGCTGTGGCGTCGGTGGGACCGGTGGGGTTTGTGGGTCTTCTGGCGCCTCACATGGCCCGATGGGCGGCGGGTAGCCACAGGGTCGACAAGATCCTCTTCGACGCAGCGGCGATGGGGGCCGTCCTCTCGCTGGGGGCGGACCTCGCCATGAGGTTGCTCCTGCCGAGGGACGTGCCGGCGAACGTGGTGCTGTCTATCGTGGGGGCGCCGGCGGCGGCCCTCCTCATGTGGAGGTATGTACGTAGAGTTTGACGTGGAGAAGAGGTTGGGGGACTTCCTCCTGAGGGCCGCCGGCAGGCTGGAGCCGGGGGTGACTTGCGTAGTGGGGCCCAACGGCTCGGGCAA includes:
- a CDS encoding ABC transporter substrate-binding protein, with protein sequence MTSKTTLAIAIIALFLAVAAFIQSYYAVQGVNDRLTQLQARVDAVGAEVSRGLARLEGKLASINSTAAAAYREAKLLREISERPSGYVPLRYARLFSIQYEGDVYLLRDALGRRILLLPRGMSQDLADYYRAKYRPDVVVYYPVKRAVYMASTEVAMAYRLYKEMGRADVLRSIVGVMWGREYRWYLPEVEAMLNNGTIADVGPAYSPDFEKIASLKPDVMFVFYYPGPYGTESVVKKLDQLGIPYAVVNEFQEQTALGRAEWIKFIAAFYNATDDAVKIFDRVEAKWSSLASLVADLDRPRVAWFTIFGGVLYPAGAGVRDLIRIAGGRYAYANYSRVDLEVVMKHKNDVDVLIWSSYGVSSVKDLLKVEPRLAELRPVVLGRVYAYSPAFYQLANAYPERLLEELVWIIHPEVAPPGNFTLFVHLQ
- a CDS encoding iron ABC transporter permease, encoding MDHTPRGGAAWQLHPICASAVRRLLLLAAPVLFSAELLLGPAGLDWGIVGAVRLPRALGAAVSGALLGMSGLLLQTSLRNPLADPYVLGVSGTAMLAALGSYLLWRLWGLPYVGYFLGAVVGAAVVIVGLTTLARRASLFVVLMVGILVSFVTGAALQLALLLLPPEELGYIYLGLQGNYGAYPPGLLGWAVAGASVVLLATVYLNSRHISALVHGEEAAAGLGVNVRRVSALVVAAASAGAGLAVASVGPVGFVGLLAPHMARWAAGSHRVDKILFDAAAMGAVLSLGADLAMRLLLPRDVPANVVLSIVGAPAAALLMWRYVRRV
- a CDS encoding M16 family metallopeptidase; translated protein: MLLDNGVRLVLDKFAAPTAAVVVGIGVGSLFEGRERRGITHLLEHMLFRVPGFDVDEAVESLGGSNNAYTERDVLLLVFEGVSESAVGLVELAFRLYANERFEEADLEREKDVVLSELRQIREDPSDWVGELGIKALFGDSDWGDPVGGTPEAVESISLGNLLEFKRRWFTPGNTFVVLSGGFGEEAVAKAVELFGRLEGEAPPRPRPTAGSGPRRIVENREVNGVYYARAVRVAVGDPAEALAMLHGAAFHLESGTKSVLFSLLRTLGIAYSYYVDYDVVGDVAYLEVVVESARSLEEARRAVSEALKPRSPPPYRLRYFDYVWRVAWRSPADRAVSIAEYVAKGGRPEEAEAAFKRAAERGTLWITPLEEAEAVITPEKLI